The Mercurialis annua linkage group LG2, ddMerAnnu1.2, whole genome shotgun sequence genome contains a region encoding:
- the LOC126670752 gene encoding pentatricopeptide repeat-containing protein At1g71460, chloroplastic has protein sequence MESVKSSPCLYFPLNFHALPPNPFRNNTSEQFFKFKSYANNNQTRYPTKHFTRTSFPRRRNKKKKFQEKDAFPSSLPLHTKNPVAIYKDIKTFARENKLDKALIIMDYLEHEGIPVNATTFSALIAACIRSKSLTQAKQIHTHVRINGLENNEFLRTKLVSMYTSCGSVEDAQRVFDECSSSGISVYPWNALLRGTVIYGSKGYNDVVSAYNKMRELGVDLNVYSFSSVIKSFAGASALKQGLKTHALLVKNGFGDNSILKTSLIDFYFKCGKIRLAYKVFEEMPDRDVDIVVWGAMIAGFAHNRRQWEALDYLRWMVSEGIYPNSVILTSVLPVVGEVWARKLGQEVHGYVLKTKRYSNQLTIQCGLIDMYCKCGDMDSSRRVFYGSMERNAITWTALMSGYASNGRLEQALRSVAWMQQEGFRPDVVTAATIIPVCGELKALKHGKEIHAYAVKNLFFPNVSVTTSLIKMYSKCRVLENSVNLFDTMENRNVISWTAMIDSYVENGCIDGALHVFRSMQFSKHRPDSVLTGRMLSICSKIKALKLGKEIHGHTLKKNFESVPFVSSEIVKMYGKCGLIDCANSVFNAIPVKGSMAWTAIIEAYGCNNLWQDAIHLFREMIAGDFTPTHFTFKVVLSICDQAGFADDACRIFELMTRRYKINATEEHYSIIIGLLSRSDRIAEAEKFLRMSSSLT, from the coding sequence ATGGAAAGCGTAAAATCTTCTCCTTGTCTCTATTTTCCTCTAAACTTCCATGCTTTACCTCCAAATCCGTTCCGTAACAACACCTCCGAACAATTCTTCAAATTCAAATCCTACGCTAATAATAATCAAACTAGATATCCCACCAAACACTTTACCCGAACATCGTTTCCTAGACGCCGcaacaaaaagaagaaattcCAAGAAAAAGATGCATTCCCATCGTCACTACCACTCCACACAAAAAACCCAGTCGCCATTTACAAAGACATCAAAACATTCGCCAGGGAAAACAAGCTCGACAAAGCTCTCATTATCATGGACTACTTAGAACACGAAGGCATACCCGTGAACGCCACTACATTCTCCGCTCTCATTGCAGCTTGCATTCGATCAAAGTCTTTAACTCAAGCTAAACAAATACACACCCATGTCCGTATTAACGGCCTCGAAAACAACGAGTTTTTGAGGACCAAATTGGTGTCCATGTATACATCCTGTGGGTCGGTCGAAGATGCGCAAAGGGTGTTCGACGAATGTTCTTCTAGTGGTATCAGTGTGTATCCGTGGAATGCTTTGCTTAGAGGTACTGTGATTTATGGGAGTAAAGGTTATAATGATGTGGTATCTGCTTATAATAAAATGAGAGAGTTGGGAGTTGATTTGAATGTGTATAGTTTCTCTAGTGTTATTAAGAGCTTTGCTGGTGCATCAGCTCTTAAACAAGGGTTAAAGACTCATGCCCTTTTGGTAAAAAATGGATTTGGTGATAATTCAATTCTTAAAActagtttgattgatttttactTTAAGTGTGGTAAGATCAGGCTTGCGTACAAGGTGTTCGAAGAAATGCCTGACAGAGATGTTGATATTGTTGTCTGGGGTGCGATGATTGCTGGCTTCGCGCATAATAGGCGGCAGTGGGAAGCGTTGGACTATTTGAGATGGATGGTAAGCGAAGGGATATATCCAAACTCGGTTATACTAACTTCGGTACTTCCTGTCGTGGGAGAAGTCTGGGCGAGGAAGTTGGGGCAAGAGGTTCATGGGTATGTTTTGAAGACGAAAAGATATTCGAATCAGTTGACGATTCAGTGTGGATTAATTGATATGTATTGCAAATGTGGGGATATGGATTCAAGTAGACGGGTGTTTTATGGTTCAATGGAGAGGAATGCTATAACTTGGACCGCTTTGATGTCTGGTTATGCATCAAATGGGAGGCTCGAGCAGGCTTTGAGATCGGTAGCTTGGATGCAGCAAGAAGGGTTTAGGCCTGATGTTGTCACAGCTGCTACTATTATTCCAGTTTGCGGAGAGTTGAAGGCATTGAAGCACGGGAAGGAAATTCATGCTTATGCTGTCAAGAATTTGTTCTTTCCTAATGTATCCGTAACGACTTCTTTAATAAAGATGTACTCTAAATGCAGGGTCTTGGAAAACTCTGTTAACTTGTTTGATACTATGGAGAATAGGAACGTGATCTCTTGGACGGCCATGATTGATTCATACGTAGAAAATGGGTGTATAGACGGAGCATTACACGTGTTTAGGTCAATGCAGTTCTCAAAACACAGACCGGATTCTGTTTTGACTGGTAGGATGCTGAGCATATGCAGCAAAATTAAAGCTTTGAAACTTGGAAAGGAGATTCACGGGCATACCTTGAAGAAAAATTTCGAATCAGTCCCTTTTGTTTCATCAGAAATTGTCAAGATGTATGGGAAGTGTGGATTGATTGATTGTGCAAACTCAGTTTTTAATGCAATTCCTGTAAAGGGTTCAATGGCATGGACTGCCATTATAGAAGCTTATGGATGTAATAATCTATGGCAAGATGCAATCCACCTGTTTCGTGAGATGATAGCTGGTGATTTTACTCCCACACATTTCACTTTCAAAGTTGTGCTATCGATTTGTGATCAAGCTGGATTTGCAGATGATGCTTGCCGGATCTTTGAATTAATGACTCGAAGGTATAAAATTAACGCGACTGAAGAACATTATTCTATCATCATTGGACTTCTGTCCCGTAGCGACCGCATTGCGGAAGCTGAGAAGTTTTTACGGATGAGTTCTTCCTTGACatga